One Calliopsis andreniformis isolate RMS-2024a chromosome 9, iyCalAndr_principal, whole genome shotgun sequence genomic window carries:
- the LOC143184042 gene encoding LOW QUALITY PROTEIN: peptidyl-prolyl cis-trans isomerase, rhodopsin-specific isozyme (The sequence of the model RefSeq protein was modified relative to this genomic sequence to represent the inferred CDS: inserted 2 bases in 1 codon) encodes MKLKLSEGPXSGRNRKDMKTLLTIACLIAVAASEDDSLTVTDQVYLDIMIDDHPAGRIIIGLFGDVAPKTTKNFITLATTGIGGKTYKGSRFHRVIKKFMIQGGDIENGDGTGSISIYGKYFDDENFDVGHNGPMFVSMANAGMNTNGCQFFITTIPTPWLDGKHTVFGKVIEGQNVVFKIEQVKTDADDVPVRPVIIFECGSLPTPSPFTVPDESYSFWAWLKAGFVPLSFSFLVLGFFHYVMKQLDVAC; translated from the exons ATGAAGCTGAAACTGTCAGAGGGACC GAGCGGTCGTAATCGTAAAGACATGAAGACCCTACTGACGATAGCCTGCTTGATAGCAGTCGCAGCTTCAGAG GACGACAGTCTCACTGTCACCGATCAAGTGTACCTCGATATTATGATAGACGATCATCCAGCTGGCAGAATTATTATAGGATTATTTGGAGATGTCGCTCCGAAAACTACGAAGAATTTTATCACTTTGGCAACTACTGGCATCGGTGGGAAAACGTATAAAGGCAGCAGGTTCCATCGTGTGATTAAAAAGTTTATGATCCAAG GTGGTGATATAGAAAACGGTGATGGCACAGGATCTATCAGCATCTATGGGAAATATTTCGACGATGAAAACTTCGACGTGGGCCACAATGGGCCCATGTTTGTCAGCATGGCAAACGCTGGAATGAATACTAATGGTTGTCAATTCTTCATCACAACCATTCCTACACCTTGGTTGGATGGAAAGCACACAGTGTTCGGAAAG GTGATCGAAGGCCAAAACGTGGTTTTTAAAATCGAACAAGTGAAAACAGATGCTGACGATGTGCCAGTCAGACCTGTCATTATCTTCGAATGTGGCAGTCTACCAACCCCATCCCCTTTTACTGTCCCTGACGAAAGTTACAG TTTTTGGGCATGGCTGAAGGCAGGCTTCGTGCCATTAAGCTTCAGTTTCTTAGTCCTCGGCTTCTTCCACTATGTAATGAAACAACTAGACGTTGCATGTTAG
- the LOC143184041 gene encoding carboxypeptidase B produces the protein MEKSCAARSTRVLAKTLVVLVVLLAVEGSMINRQRREFVIPDWIEIVDEPVAENSKTIQRAVRVRDEKVTYDGAQLWRISASDGQKDVVTSVAMDFQESGLFSLWTGNDTTCDVMVRSEEIPRVSRYLKEKDLTYQVVIDDLQKKMDEENHVLSEQEMLELEGRKARYAWWQGVVVRVRGRYPRPRPPLRYPVTSVPGVGGPWHSRGHRMEWTSYHRLEDIHEYLDYLAETFPDVCSVVSIGNSVEGRPLKLLRISNGKPNAPALWIDGGIHAREWISPAAVTYVIDYLVENSDSLEVDYYILPVANPDGYEYTFLRDRLWRKNRRRAIGSSCTGVDLNRNFGYRWGGLGTSKDPCREIYSGSGPFSEPETNAIKNFFEASAANFKAYLSFHSYGQFILYPWGYDKRVPPDYADLERVGNEMASAMRKSGGANSMYTVGNSATTLYPASGGSDDWAKAMLKLKYTYTVELRDTGKYGFVLPSRFIIPTAKEALAAVLVVADACKTL, from the exons atggagaagaGCTGTGCAGCACGCAGCACGCGCGTCCTCGCGAAGACGCTCGTGGTCCTCGTCGTTCTCCTCGCCGTCGAGGGGTCTATGATCAATCGACAAAGACGGGAGTTCGTTATCCCCGATTGGATCGAGATCGTCGACGAACCTGTCGCGGAGAACTCGAAGACGATTCAGAGGGCGGTCAGGGTTAGGGACGAGAAGGTCACGTACGATGGAGCACAGTTGTGGAGGATCTCTGCCTCGGATGGACAGAAGGACGTGGTGACGAGTGTGGCTATGGACTTCCAGGAGTCTGGAT TATTCTCCCTATGGACGGGCAACGACACAACTTGTGACGTAATGGTTCGTTCAGAGGAGATCCCCCGAGTCTCTCGCTATCTGAAGGAGAAGGACCTGACCTACCAAGTGGTAATTGACGACTTGCAAAAGAAAATGGATGAAGAGAATCACGTGCTCAGCGAGCAGGAGATGCTGGAACTAGAGGGTCGCAAAG CTCGTTACGCTTGGTGGCAGGGAGTCGTGGTCAGGGTACGAGGTAGATACCCACGTCCTCGCCCTCCTCTTCGCTATCCTGTAACTAGCGTACCAGGTGTGGGTGGCCCTTGGCACTCTAGGG GTCATCGAATGGAGTGGACCAGCTATCATCGTCTCGAGGACATCCACGAGTACCTTGATTATCTCGCTGAAACGTTTCCAGATGTTTGCTCTGTCGTGAGCATTGGCAACTCTGTCGAAGGAAGACCTCTTAAG CTCCTAAGAATTAGCAACGGGAAGCCCAACGCGCCAGCATTGTGGATCGATGGAGGCATTCACGCCAGGGAATGGATCTCACCAGCGGCAGTGACCTACGTGATCGATTACCTAGTTGAAAACAGCGACAGTCTCGAGGTTGACTACTATATTCTTCCCGTGGCCAATCCTGACGG ATACGAATACACTTTCCTGAGGGATCGTTTGTGGCGTAAGAACAGGAGACGAGCAATCGGTAGCTCGTGCACTGGGGTAGACCTCAACAGGAACTTCGGCTATCGCTGGGGAGGCTTGGGAACCAGCAAGGATCCCTGTCGCGAGATCTACTCTGGCTCTGGACCATTTTCGGAGCCCGAGACCAACGCTATCAAGAATTTCTTCGAGGCCAGTGCAGCTAATTTCAAG GCGTATCTGTCGTTCcacagctatggtcagttcattCTCTACCCCTGGGGCTACGACAAACGCGTCCCTCCTGATTACGCCGACCTTGAGAGGGTTGGCAATGAAATGGCGTCTGCGATGAGGAAGTCGGGCGGCGCCAATAGCATGTACACTGTCGGAAATAGCGCCACGACGCTATACCCAGCTTCCGGTGGCTCCGACGACTGGGCCAAGGCCATGCTAAAGTTGAAGTACACATACACGGTCGAGCTGAGAGATACTGGGAAGTATGGTTTCGTTCTACCCTCACGTTTCATCATCCCCACTGCCAAGGAGGCTCTAGCTGCGGTGTTGGTGGTCGCGGACGCTTGTAAAACGTTGTAA
- the LOC143183461 gene encoding transmembrane protease serine 9-like, translating into MIMNVKICWAAPNSLVPRITDGVNAAKGEFPYQVSIQWSLPPLTKFSHICGGSIISATHVLTAGHCIQKLGKLRIVAGKYYLNQDEDSNQIVNVAKSGRIVGGSEAKPGQFPWQVSLQWGWIFGMQHFCAGSILNSQWILTAGHCIQAVPEYGDFVVKAGKFNLKKTESSEQVVKVAKSFVHEKYPGNVAPYDIGLLKLQKPLQLNNDVKPIPLPEPNSVPKGNAILSGWGSISSTNNPIMPDKLQMAQLPLIDLATCKKAVEDLTGPSPLHETNVCTGPLTGGQSACSGDSGGPLVLNSAGKTEIIGVVSWGIVPCGTVGAPSVYTRTSAFTSWIQNIMFVITATIARLEMIDDGKGKRIFLALESGFSRQNKKPNTITYQLGTDSNEQGNVSAKIPNIKEETQIPFTRSIEERSIQFPYGMLFRNRSCLDSGRLTCSFDPDSSYKSREKIREMFKLSFKRLVTVISFALVLCSEMDEMMRPAMLARRPTRIVGGKDAEKGLHPWQVSVHWGDREKKIRLRHVCGGSLLSAGWVMTAGHCKTLAPSRGEFLILAGKYKLGVMEDTEQGRMVEKVFVHPEYDGTVAPYDIALMQLEEPFDLNPFVSTVSLPYPDSIPTGDAMLTGWGSIGRTLAPENPEILQAATLPIIDYDLCKSTLDKSLKRKGRNPLHPTNICTGPLDGSLSACKGDSGGPLVIKNAFGEAEVVGIVSWGLFPCGGKNAPSVYTRVSAFITWITVIMLNYKYLYKILEKNRR; encoded by the exons ATGATAATGAACGTAAAAA TTTGCTGGGCTGCCCCCAACAGCTTGGTACCCCGAATCACCGATGGTGTTAACGCCGCAAAGGGTGAATTCCCATACCAAGTCTCCATCCAATGGAGTCTCCCACCTCTAACAAAATTCAGCCACATCTGCGGTGGATCCATCATCAGCGCCACACATGTCTTGACTGCTGGCCACTGTATCCAGAAATtgggaaaactgagaattgtcgCTGGTAAATACTATCTCAACCAGGATGAAGACAGCAACCAGATTGTGAATGTTGCCAAGTCC GGTCGCATCGTTGGTGGATCCGAAGCGAAACCAGGACAATTCCCATGGCAAGTTTCCCTACAGTGGGGATGGATCTTTGGCATGCAACACTTCTGCGCTGGATCGATCCTGAATAGCCAATGGATCCTCACCGCTGGACACTGTATACAGGCTGTGCCAGAATATGGTGACTTCGTGGTTAAAGCTGGAAAATTCAATTTGAAGAAAACCGAGAGCAGCGAGCAGGTCGTTAAAGTCGCCAAGTCGTTCGTGCATGAGAAATACCCTGG AAACGTGGCTCCCTATGACATCGGTCTCCTGAAACTGCAGAAGCCTCTGCAACTGAACAACGACGTTAAACCCATCCCCTTACCTGAGCCAAACAGCGTGCCAAAAGGAAATGCCATTCTCTCAGGATGGGGATCCATTTCTTCGACGAACAATCCCATCATGCCAGACAAGCTTCAAATGGCTCAACTTCCTCTCATCGACCTCGCCACCTGCAAGAAAGCAGTCGAGGACCTGACAGGACCATCTCCCTTACATGAGACCAACGTTTGCACTGGACCCCTTACTGGTGGACAATCTGCCTGCAGT GGTGACTCTGGCGGCCCATTGGTCTTGAACAGCGCTGGCAAGACTGAAATCATTGGTGTTGTCTCATGGGGTATTGTACCATGCGGCACTGTAGGGGCACCATCTGTATACACCAGAACCTCTGCCTTCACCAGCTGGATTCAAAATATTATG TTTGTGATAACAGCTACAATTGCTAGACTTGaaatgatagatgatggaa AGGGAAAGCGTATTTTCTTAGCT TTGGAATCAGGTTTTAGTCGTCAAAATAAGAAGCCTAATACTATCACATATCAG TTAGGTACAGATTCAAATGAGCAGGGAAACGTGAGCGCTAAGATTCCCAATA TTAAGGAAGAAACTCAGATTCCATTCACGCGTTCCATA GAAGAAAGATCTATCCAGTTCCCTTATGGGATGCTCTTCCGCAATCGCTCTTGCCTTGACAGTGGCCGCCTAACGTGTTCATTCGATCCTGATTCCTCGTACAAATCGCGCGAAAAAATCCGCGAAATGTTTAAGTTATCGTTCAAGAGATTAGTAACAGTGATAAGCTTCGCTCTCGTGTTGTGCTCCGAAATGGATG AGATGATGAGACCAGCGATGTTGGCACGACGTCCCACGAGGATCGTGGGTGGAAAGGACGCGGAGAAAGGATTGCATCCTTGGCAGGTGTCCGTGCACTGGGGCGATCGAGAGAAGAAAATTAGACTGAGACATGTCTGTGGTGGCAGCCTGTTGTCAGCTGGCTGGGTAATGACCGCTGGCCACTGTAAGACCCTCGCACCTTCGAGGGGAGAATTCTTGATTTTGGCTGGGAAGTATAAGCTAGGTGTTATGGAGGACACTGAGCAAGGGAGGATGGTGGAGAAGGTCTTTGTGCATCCTGAATATGATGG GACCGTGGCACCATATGACATTGCATTGATGCAACTAGAGGAACCATTCGACTTGAACCCCTTCGTCTCCACAGTGTCGCTACCATACCCTGACTCTATCCCTACAGGAGATGCAATGCTAACTGGGTGGGGTAGCATCGGCAGGACTCTTGCTCCAGAGAATCCTGAGATCCTCCAAGCTGCCACCTTACCAATAATCGATTACGATTTGTGTAAAAGCACGCTGGACAAAAGTCTGAAGCGGAAGGGGAGGAATCCTCTTCATCCGACGAATATCTGCACGGGGCCTTTAGATGGCAGTCTATCAGCTTGCAAG GGTGACTCTGGAGGACCCCTAGTCATAAAAAACGCTTTCGGTGAAGCAGAAGTGGTGGGGATCGTCTCTTGGGGATTATTCCCCTGTGGAGGAAAGAATGCTCCCTCTGTATACACCAGAGTGTCAGCATTCATCACGTGGATCACCGTGATAATGCTAAACTATA AATATTTATACAAGATCCTCGAGAAGAATCGTCGTTAA